One Candidatus Wallbacteria bacterium genomic window carries:
- a CDS encoding alpha-amylase family glycosyl hydrolase, which produces MLQPILIYNLFPRLLGYIENWSAHSKRAAEMGFNVIYVNPIQYAGLSGSLYAIKEYYQYNPLFFRTADVRSQEAELRAFLKQCHDQGVRVLIDLVINHTSIDSPLTVEHPDWYHHEKDGSITHPGAYKEKVKIVEWGDLAELDNLHSPDRKHLWEYWRDFVLHLLKLGFDGFRCDAAYQVPSGLWEYLISAAKSEKQDLIFVAETLGCTPVEAAKTARAGFDYIFNSSKYWDFVEPWCLVQYNRFRKFTSTISFPESHDTPRLYRELSGNVQEIKKKYLFAATYSSGLMVPIGFEYGFKNQLDVVSTTPFNWETMNFDFTGYIHSVNSLKLKYPIFHHDSELVEIKSEDPQVYCFMKHFKKQHALIAINKNPNNHSRFYMRNLYEIMDARIIQDVSPEWGGEPVPPDYDYYLRPSQVKVLVTESR; this is translated from the coding sequence ATGTTGCAACCGATTCTGATTTACAATCTTTTTCCCAGACTGCTCGGTTATATTGAAAACTGGTCCGCTCACTCCAAACGAGCCGCGGAAATGGGATTCAATGTCATTTACGTAAATCCGATCCAGTACGCCGGGTTATCAGGCAGCCTCTATGCCATCAAGGAATATTACCAGTACAACCCGCTGTTTTTCCGCACTGCTGATGTCAGATCCCAGGAGGCTGAATTGAGGGCGTTTTTAAAGCAATGCCATGATCAGGGAGTGAGGGTACTCATCGATCTGGTGATCAACCATACCTCGATCGACAGTCCTCTGACAGTCGAGCACCCGGACTGGTACCATCACGAAAAGGACGGGAGCATTACCCATCCCGGTGCATACAAGGAAAAAGTAAAAATCGTGGAATGGGGGGATCTGGCCGAACTTGACAACCTCCATTCCCCTGACCGTAAGCACCTGTGGGAATACTGGCGCGATTTCGTGCTGCACCTTCTTAAACTCGGATTCGACGGCTTCCGCTGCGATGCTGCTTATCAGGTACCTTCCGGTCTCTGGGAATACCTGATCTCAGCCGCGAAATCCGAGAAACAGGATCTGATCTTCGTGGCAGAGACTCTCGGCTGCACCCCTGTCGAGGCGGCAAAGACAGCCCGGGCGGGGTTTGACTATATTTTCAACAGCTCCAAGTACTGGGATTTTGTGGAACCATGGTGCCTTGTGCAATACAACCGCTTCCGCAAATTCACGAGCACGATCAGCTTTCCGGAAAGCCATGATACTCCCAGGCTGTATCGTGAACTGTCGGGGAATGTGCAGGAGATCAAAAAAAAGTACCTCTTTGCCGCCACGTACAGCAGCGGATTGATGGTGCCGATCGGATTTGAATATGGTTTCAAGAATCAGCTGGATGTTGTTTCCACTACTCCATTCAACTGGGAAACCATGAATTTTGATTTTACCGGTTACATCCATTCGGTGAATTCACTCAAGCTTAAGTATCCCATCTTTCATCACGATTCCGAGCTGGTGGAAATCAAGAGCGAAGATCCTCAAGTTTACTGCTTTATGAAGCATTTCAAGAAGCAGCACGCCCTGATCGCGATCAATAAGAATCCGAACAATCATTCCAGGTTTTACATGCGCAATCTGTATGAAATCATGGATGCCAGGATTATCCAGGATGTTTCTCCTGAATGGGGCGGAGAACCGGTGCCGCCTGATTACGACTATTACCTGCGTCCGTCACAGGTCAAGGTGCTGGTGACTGAATCAAGATAA
- the uvrA gene encoding excinuclease ABC subunit UvrA: MDLLKITGAREHNLKNISLEIPKNRLIVFTGVSGSGKSSLAFDTIYAEGQRRYIESLSAYARQFLGKLEKPEVESLEGLAPAIAIEQKKASNNPRSTVGTITEVYDFLRVLFARIGEPYCPDCNIPIKGYTLDEVVERVLSHPEEKAIFLSPVVRERKGEYRKLFETIKRDGFLRARVNGEIINLEDAIPELDKKRKHSIEIVIDRLRIRADDRARIAEGVELALKKGHGNFILRLPDKSEELLFSEHHSCPECGFSFPELNPQLFSFNSPLGMCQRCHGLAYIKKFDVEKAIADPGLSLHDGALRYFGKLRDKKDSWYYRLLSSLAGKIEFSMDTPYRQLSEKARQAIFYGDQKVEITWGKGKERTTLRYEGLANSIYRLYHETSSEENREFYDSFLEEEICPDCRGARLRKEALAIRICGKNIHALTDLSIDKLLSYFRELNLSEEKTRIAQVILREITGRLSFLTNVGLNYLTLSRRAPSLSGGEAQRIRLASQIGSGLTGVIYVLDEPSIGLHQKDNKMLLDTLKKLRDLGNTVIVVEHDEETMRESDFLVDFGPGAGELGGYIVAAGTPEDVIGVEKSVTAKYLRGDLKIESGSGKDLSFKRGFLSFTGAAEHNLKNIDVRFPLGKISVITGVSGSGKSTLLYEIIYKGLKRKISGTGEKPGRFKQITGSSGIQKILNIDQDPIGRTPRSNPIIYTGGFTGIRDIFASLPESKKRGYGPGRFSFNVRGGRCEACQGGGRKRIELLFLPDVYVTCEVCKGRRFNSETLAVSFKGKNISEILEMSVDEAWELFQPFPNVRRYLETLREVGLGYIRLGQPATTLSGGEAQRIKLARELTKVSRGDTIYLLDEPTTGLHFADVDKLIKVLQKLSEKGNTLIIIEHNLDVIKVADYILDLGPEGGEAGGQVVFNGPLPGILSEKKSFTGQFLERHLRREK, translated from the coding sequence ATGGATCTGCTTAAAATCACAGGGGCGCGTGAGCACAATCTTAAGAACATCAGCCTGGAAATCCCGAAGAACAGGCTGATCGTTTTCACTGGTGTTTCTGGGTCAGGGAAATCATCCCTCGCTTTTGACACGATTTATGCGGAGGGGCAGCGGCGCTACATCGAGTCTCTCTCGGCTTATGCCAGGCAATTCTTAGGCAAGCTTGAGAAACCTGAAGTGGAATCCCTGGAAGGACTTGCTCCCGCGATTGCGATCGAGCAGAAAAAAGCCAGCAACAATCCCCGTTCCACAGTGGGAACGATCACCGAAGTCTATGATTTTCTAAGGGTCCTGTTCGCCCGGATCGGTGAACCGTATTGCCCTGACTGCAACATTCCGATCAAAGGGTATACGCTGGACGAGGTCGTGGAGCGGGTGCTGTCGCATCCTGAGGAAAAGGCAATTTTCCTGTCTCCTGTTGTGCGCGAACGCAAAGGCGAATACAGGAAACTCTTCGAAACGATTAAGCGTGACGGTTTTCTCAGGGCCAGAGTGAACGGGGAAATCATTAATCTGGAAGACGCGATCCCTGAACTGGACAAGAAGCGCAAGCATTCCATCGAGATCGTGATCGACAGGCTCAGGATCAGGGCCGATGACCGTGCCAGGATTGCAGAAGGAGTCGAACTGGCCCTTAAAAAAGGGCATGGCAATTTCATTTTGAGGCTTCCTGATAAAAGCGAAGAACTGCTGTTTTCCGAGCATCACAGCTGCCCTGAATGCGGCTTTTCCTTTCCTGAACTCAATCCACAGCTGTTTTCCTTCAATTCACCGCTCGGAATGTGCCAGCGCTGCCATGGACTCGCTTACATCAAAAAATTCGACGTGGAGAAAGCGATCGCAGATCCCGGTCTTTCTCTGCATGACGGCGCTCTGCGTTATTTCGGCAAGCTTAGGGACAAAAAGGATTCCTGGTACTATCGTCTGCTGTCGTCGCTGGCCGGGAAGATCGAATTTTCGATGGATACGCCATACAGGCAGCTTTCGGAAAAAGCCAGGCAGGCCATTTTTTACGGAGACCAGAAGGTGGAGATCACCTGGGGAAAGGGGAAAGAACGCACCACACTTCGTTACGAGGGCCTGGCCAATTCCATCTACAGGCTTTATCACGAGACAAGTTCCGAGGAAAATCGGGAATTCTACGACTCATTCCTGGAAGAGGAGATCTGTCCTGACTGCAGGGGAGCCAGGCTCCGCAAGGAAGCGCTGGCGATCAGGATCTGCGGGAAAAACATCCATGCTCTGACTGACCTTTCAATTGACAAGCTGCTTTCGTATTTCAGGGAGTTGAACCTGTCGGAAGAGAAAACCAGGATCGCCCAGGTGATACTCAGGGAGATTACCGGCCGGTTGTCGTTTCTGACAAATGTCGGCCTGAATTATCTCACCCTGTCCAGGCGTGCACCGTCACTGTCGGGTGGCGAAGCCCAGCGGATCAGACTGGCCAGCCAGATCGGATCAGGCCTGACCGGAGTGATTTATGTGCTGGACGAACCAAGCATCGGACTGCACCAGAAAGACAATAAAATGCTGCTTGACACTCTGAAGAAACTGCGTGATCTCGGCAACACTGTGATCGTGGTGGAACATGACGAAGAGACGATGCGTGAGTCGGATTTTCTAGTGGATTTCGGCCCGGGTGCCGGTGAACTGGGCGGTTATATTGTGGCTGCCGGGACACCCGAAGATGTCATAGGTGTAGAAAAATCCGTCACAGCAAAGTATCTGAGGGGGGATCTGAAAATCGAGTCCGGATCTGGAAAAGATCTCAGTTTCAAGAGAGGTTTTCTTTCTTTTACGGGCGCAGCGGAGCACAATCTTAAGAACATCGATGTCCGCTTTCCGCTGGGAAAGATATCGGTAATCACTGGAGTTTCCGGGTCAGGCAAAAGTACTCTGCTTTACGAGATTATCTATAAAGGACTGAAACGCAAAATATCCGGCACAGGCGAAAAGCCGGGCAGATTCAAGCAAATTACCGGGAGCAGCGGCATCCAGAAGATTTTGAACATCGACCAGGACCCGATCGGACGCACACCGCGCTCCAATCCCATCATCTATACCGGCGGCTTTACAGGGATCAGGGATATTTTTGCCTCTCTGCCTGAATCCAAAAAAAGAGGATACGGACCAGGCAGATTCAGCTTCAATGTCCGCGGCGGACGCTGTGAGGCCTGCCAGGGGGGCGGACGCAAACGGATCGAACTTCTGTTCCTGCCTGATGTCTATGTTACCTGTGAAGTCTGCAAGGGACGTCGTTTCAACAGCGAGACCCTGGCCGTATCCTTCAAAGGGAAAAACATCAGTGAAATCCTGGAAATGTCAGTGGACGAGGCCTGGGAACTTTTCCAGCCCTTCCCTAATGTAAGGCGCTATCTGGAAACGCTGCGGGAAGTGGGACTCGGTTACATAAGACTGGGTCAACCGGCAACCACCCTTTCGGGCGGTGAAGCCCAGCGCATCAAGCTGGCCCGTGAATTGACCAAAGTTTCCCGCGGTGATACCATTTATCTGCTGGATGAGCCGACCACAGGCCTGCATTTCGCCGATGTAGACAAGCTGATTAAAGTGCTTCAGAAACTTTCGGAAAAAGGCAACACCCTGATCATCATCGAACACAACCTGGACGTGATCAAAGTGGCCGACTACATTCTCGATCTTGGTCCTGAAGGCGGCGAGGCGGGAGGACAGGTTGTTTTCAACGGTCCGCTGCCAGGCATACTCTCGGAAAAAAAGTCCTTCACCGGGCAATTTCTGGAACGGCATTTGAGGAGAGAAAAATGA